A region of Sparus aurata chromosome 8, fSpaAur1.1, whole genome shotgun sequence DNA encodes the following proteins:
- the LOC115587356 gene encoding ethanolamine kinase 1 isoform X1: MDRGSAGAGKQLLHVDVGINELEPREGILDLLRRLRPHWKAQDIQMKTFTEGITNQLIGCYVGSLQEPGCVLVRLYGKMTELFVNRDREVEMFQVFHAHGCGPQIYCSFQNGICYEFVRGTVLDDELLRQPSIYRLIAAEMGRIHSIQPKCGRPVEPLLWTKMSHFLTLVQSSIHSSPAEQRCTKSPATLREVPSIETLSVEMESLRRHLSQIDSPTVLCHNDLLTKNIIYNHTEGMVKFIDYEYADYNYQAFDIGNHFNEFAGVNDVNYSLYPSRELQRDWLTAYLESYKHSSGREVTVTEAEVTQLYVQVCKFSLASNLFWGLWAILQSRFSSIDFDFQRSATGPPPHFDLDLGGNVIQRGAEAQRHYCSHAVGPSLHIRLSSLAGPHAPARRLLL, translated from the exons ATGGACAGAGGGTCTGCTGGTGCTGGGAAGCAGCTTCTCCATGTGGATGTCGGTATCAATGAGCTGGAACCTCGTGAAGGAATCCTGGACCTCTTGAGAAGACTCCGTCCTCACTGGAAGGCACAGGATATTCAGATGAAG ACATTCACAGAAGGAATCACCAACCAGCTGATTGGTTGCTACGTGGGCTCTCTCCAGGAGCCTGGTTGTGTTCTGGTGCGTCTGTACGGCAAAATGACAGAGCTCTTCGTGAACCGGGACCGGGAGGTGGAGATGTTCCAGGTCTTCCACGCCCACGGCTGTGGTCCTCAGATCTACTGCAGCTTCCAGAATGGCATCTGCTACGAGTTTGTTCGAGGAACGGTGCTAGATGATGAGCTGCTCCGGCAGCCCTCCATCTACAG ATTGATCGCAGCAGAGATGGGGAGAATCCACTCTATCCAGCCAAAATGTGGTCGGCCTGTTGAACCTCTGCTCTGGACAAAAATGTCCCACTTTCTCACACTGGTGCAGAGCAGCATCCACAGCAGCCCAGCTGAGCAGCGCTGCACAAAGAG CCCTGCCACTCTACGAGAGGTGCCCAGCATCGAGACTTTGTCAGTTGAAATGGAATCATTGAGGAGACACCTCTCTCAGATTGACTCTCCGACCGTGCTCTGCCACAACGACCTTCTGACAAAAAACATCATCTACAACCACACAGAGG GAATGGTGAAATTCATCGACTATGAGTACGCCGATTATAACTACCAGGCCTTCGATATTGGCAATCACTTCAATGAATTTGCCG GTGTGAATGATGTCAACTACAGCCTCTACCCCAGCcgtgagctgcagagagactgGCTGACGGCCTATCTGGAGAGTTACAAGCACAGCTCGGGACGTGAGGTCACTGTTACAGAGGCAGAAGTTACACAGCTCTACGTTCAGGTCTGCAAATTCTCACTG GCCTCCAACTTATTCTGGGGTCTCTGGGCCATCCTGCAATCACGGTTCTCCTCGATTGACTTTGACTTCCAAAG ATCAGCGACAGGGCCCCCACCTCATTTCGATCTGGACCTCGGAGGAAATGTGATCCAGAGGGGTGCCGAGGCACAGAGGCACTATTGTTCCCATGCCGTCGGTCCTTCCTTACATATACGTCTCTCATCCCTGGCTGGGCCACATGCGCCTGCTAGACGTCTGCTCCTCTAA
- the LOC115587356 gene encoding ethanolamine kinase 1 isoform X2, producing the protein MDRGSAGAGKQLLHVDVGINELEPREGILDLLRRLRPHWKAQDIQMKTFTEGITNQLIGCYVGSLQEPGCVLVRLYGKMTELFVNRDREVEMFQVFHAHGCGPQIYCSFQNGICYEFVRGTVLDDELLRQPSIYRLIAAEMGRIHSIQPKCGRPVEPLLWTKMSHFLTLVQSSIHSSPAEQRCTKSPATLREVPSIETLSVEMESLRRHLSQIDSPTVLCHNDLLTKNIIYNHTEGMVKFIDYEYADYNYQAFDIGNHFNEFAGVNDVNYSLYPSRELQRDWLTAYLESYKHSSGREVTVTEAEVTQLYVQVCKFSLASNLFWGLWAILQSRFSSIDFDFQRYATARLNYYFQKKEEYFGLMMS; encoded by the exons ATGGACAGAGGGTCTGCTGGTGCTGGGAAGCAGCTTCTCCATGTGGATGTCGGTATCAATGAGCTGGAACCTCGTGAAGGAATCCTGGACCTCTTGAGAAGACTCCGTCCTCACTGGAAGGCACAGGATATTCAGATGAAG ACATTCACAGAAGGAATCACCAACCAGCTGATTGGTTGCTACGTGGGCTCTCTCCAGGAGCCTGGTTGTGTTCTGGTGCGTCTGTACGGCAAAATGACAGAGCTCTTCGTGAACCGGGACCGGGAGGTGGAGATGTTCCAGGTCTTCCACGCCCACGGCTGTGGTCCTCAGATCTACTGCAGCTTCCAGAATGGCATCTGCTACGAGTTTGTTCGAGGAACGGTGCTAGATGATGAGCTGCTCCGGCAGCCCTCCATCTACAG ATTGATCGCAGCAGAGATGGGGAGAATCCACTCTATCCAGCCAAAATGTGGTCGGCCTGTTGAACCTCTGCTCTGGACAAAAATGTCCCACTTTCTCACACTGGTGCAGAGCAGCATCCACAGCAGCCCAGCTGAGCAGCGCTGCACAAAGAG CCCTGCCACTCTACGAGAGGTGCCCAGCATCGAGACTTTGTCAGTTGAAATGGAATCATTGAGGAGACACCTCTCTCAGATTGACTCTCCGACCGTGCTCTGCCACAACGACCTTCTGACAAAAAACATCATCTACAACCACACAGAGG GAATGGTGAAATTCATCGACTATGAGTACGCCGATTATAACTACCAGGCCTTCGATATTGGCAATCACTTCAATGAATTTGCCG GTGTGAATGATGTCAACTACAGCCTCTACCCCAGCcgtgagctgcagagagactgGCTGACGGCCTATCTGGAGAGTTACAAGCACAGCTCGGGACGTGAGGTCACTGTTACAGAGGCAGAAGTTACACAGCTCTACGTTCAGGTCTGCAAATTCTCACTG GCCTCCAACTTATTCTGGGGTCTCTGGGCCATCCTGCAATCACGGTTCTCCTCGATTGACTTTGACTTCCAAAG ATACGCTACTGCACGACTCAACTACTACTTTCAGAAGAAAGAAGAGTATTTTGGATTAATGATGAGCTAG